A single Aspergillus puulaauensis MK2 DNA, chromosome 7, nearly complete sequence DNA region contains:
- a CDS encoding uncharacterized protein (COG:S;~EggNog:ENOG410PHYF;~InterPro:IPR002937,IPR036188;~PFAM:PF01593,PF13450;~TransMembrane:1 (o221-239i);~go_function: GO:0016491 - oxidoreductase activity [Evidence IEA];~go_process: GO:0055114 - oxidation-reduction process [Evidence IEA]): protein MGPKMQNMESLSQIQTQSQTQIQTQTRIQSQSPPRRETVAVIGSGMAGLVTAHLLVCDNKKEKDEKDERRRFDVEVLEMQEKLSLDSASYTLPPSSSSASMNGRENEEKDGQRIDLPMRAFAAGYYDNLRKMYEYLGVRFAEPKFVYSLSTLSGGDGDDDSISTSSLCKEKTKYEEEEEKEKKDNGDGIYFIHSSNNHILPPIRPSGVGAAEWVFETAYLVFWYLWFTAACFLVVPKVASSSRPGLKKSTTGETLGAYLTRVRIPTYYTWRYLLPLISSITTCTHHELLNFPASDIVGYARQTYRKPHYTVTGGVQAAEAKLSSGLSVKFNTRVTNVESIEGGEKVRVSWIAQGKAGSKVYDRAIIAVTPDVVGKIFAPLRDAMSVIPTTTVQTVVHRDFSRVERYSAYLRDNSRLQKRKFKSVLDSSSSAGSAGDLTRPLPLTAMHMVTDVASSRTESIHEHPAQVLVTTYALEGGIDESKILHRVDFTRVLRTAQSQAVVNSMFDSATTPAVLSSVDEKQDKAWKSGDGNVFIVGGWCWDGMVLLEGCIVSAMRAADALGVDVPWTR, encoded by the exons atggGGCCAAAAATGCAAAACATGGAATCCCTGTCTCAGATCCAGACCCAGTCTCAGACTCAGATCCAGACTCAGACTCGGATtcagtctcagtctccgCCGCGGAGAGAAACAGTGGCTGTGATCGGCTCGGGCATGGCAGGTCTTGTTACGGCGCATTTGCTTGTCTGTGATaataagaaagagaaggatgagaaggatgagaggCGGAGGTTTGATgtggaggttttggagatg CAAGAGAAGCTCTCGCTCGACTCGGCGAGTTATACGCTTCcaccgtcttcatcatctgcatctATGAACGGGAGAGAAAACGAAGAAAAAGACGGACAAAGAATCGATCTGCCCATGCGCGCCTTCGCCGCCGGGTACTACGACAACCTCCGCAAGATGTACGAGTATCTCGGCGTGCGGTTTGCAGAGCCGAAGTTTGTTTATAGTCTGTCGACGCtgtctggtggtgatggtgatgatgatagtATCTCGACTTCGTCACTTTGCAAGGAGAAAACGAAgtacgaggaagaggaagagaaagagaagaaagataacGGCGATGGCATCTACTTCATCCACTCGTCAaacaaccacatcctccCCCCAATTCGACCTAGCGGGGTTGGCGCCGCGGAGTGGGTGTTTGAGACTGCGTACCTGGTCTTTTGGTATCTCTGGTTCACGGCCGCTTGCTTTCTGGTCGTGCCTAAGGTCGCATCTAGCTCACGGCctggcttgaagaagagcaccACCGGCGAGACACTAGGCGCGTACCTGACTCGCGTCAGAATACCGACCTACTACACCTGGCGCTACCTCCTCCCACTCATTTCCAGCATCACGACGTGCACACACCACGAACTGCTCAATTTCCCAGCCAGCGACATCGTCGGCTATGCGCGCCAAACGTACCGCAAGCCGCATTACACAGTAACAGGCGGCGTCCAGGCCGCAGAGGCGAAACTCTCCAGCGGGCTGAGCGTCAAGTTCAACACCAGAGTCACAAACGTCGAGAGCATCGAGGGCGGCGAGAAGGTCCGGGTTTCGTGGATTGCGCAGGGGAAAGCAGGATCGAAGGTCTACGACCGGGCGATCATCGCCGTGACGCCGGATGTCGTAGGGAAGATTTTCGCCCCGCTGAGGGATGCAATGAGTGTTATCCCGACGACGACGGTGCAGACGGTTGTGCACCGTGATTTCTCGCGCGTGGAGAGATATAGTGCGTATCTGCGGGATAACTCGCGGCTTCAGAAGCGGAAGTTTAAATCGGTGCTGgattcatcatcttcagcggGTTCGGCGGGGGATTTAACAAGGCCGCTGCCTCTTACGGCAATGCACATGGTTACGGATGTCGCCAGTTCCAGGACGGAATCGATACACGAACATCCCGCGCAGGTCCTCGTGACGACGTACGCGCTGGAAGGCGGCATCGACGAGTCGAAGATCCTGCACCGGGTGGATTTCACGCGTGTTCTACGCACAGCGCAGAGCCAGGCTGTTGTCAATTCGATGTTCGACAGTGCAACTACACCCGCCGTCCTTTCATCGGTGGATGAAAAACAGGATAAGGCATGGAAGAGCGGCGACGGGAATGTCTTTATCGTCGGCGGTTGGTGCTGGGATggcatggtgttgttggaggggTGTATTGTCTCGGCGATGAGGGCTGCGGATGCGCTGGGGGTTGATGTTCCGTGGACGAGATAG